The Miscanthus floridulus cultivar M001 chromosome 7, ASM1932011v1, whole genome shotgun sequence genome includes a region encoding these proteins:
- the LOC136463508 gene encoding uncharacterized protein: MEGMDLTPPLPDDVLAGVLRRLAPRGLAVSRCVCKAWRRVVDDRRHLRADLLPRSLGGIFLNLHDLRFTQFLSRPTTGAAVSGRLDYTVPGEPDRLPPIYVKDHCNGLLLLHHCVVNPATRQWAPLPPRPPLPQPPPPGMSVCTKEYLVFDPTMSLNNELLIVPNVPYKLNDDNECEESEWPPATLILPVFSSKTGSWEERAYGRDGEAAGMLPGMHQSTPRLCFQHQCGYWRGALYICCDDCFVMRISLSNNMYQAFRLPTELTEDENFYLGKSINGIYCASIFQGSQLQVWFVNFQCVHGQTEWVLKHGRDIFPILPNLNYDEQCDGAWILQEFYCWGQEHSDDEAYTVVYCNEAILEEKFVWDSDNDNVLEPGSRSKDSFLDFLGFHPYKEVVFLSDKFDRVLAYNWSSSKIQDLGKVFPKFYIDWDLHFHHKYVSASFPYTPCWLGELPEKLNLEAQLED; encoded by the exons atggagggGATGGACCtgacgccgccgctgccggacGACGTGCTCGCGGGCGTACTCCGTCGCCTCGCGCCACGTGGCCTCGCCGTGTCCCGCTGCGTCTGCAAGGCGTGGCGACGCGTCGTCGACGACCGCCGCCATCTGCGCGCGGACCTCCTCCCGCGCTCGCTGGGCGGCATCTTCCTCAACTTGCATGACCTAAGGTTCACGCAGTTCCTCTCCCGCCCCACGACGGGCGCTGCGGTCTCCGGCCGGCTCGACTACACGGTGCCCGGTGAGCCCGACCGCCTACCCCCCATCTACGTCAAGGATCACTGCAATGGCCTCCTCTTGCTCCACCACTGCGTGGTTAACCCCGCCACACGGCAGTGGGCGCCCTTGCCTCCGCGCCCGCCCCTGCCCCAACCGCCACCTCCAGGCATGTCTGTTTGCACAAAGGAGTACCTCGTGTTTGACCCCACCATGTCGCTCAACAATGAGTTGTTGATAGTGCCCAATGTTCCTTACAAGCTGAACGACGACAACGAATGTGAGGAATCTGAATGGCCGCCGGCCACATTGATACTACCTGTCTTTTCATCAAAGACTGGTTCCTGGGAGGAGAGGGCATATGGTCGGGATGGGGAGGCTGCAGGGATGTTACCTGGCATGCATCAGTCAACACCAAGACTTTGCTTCCAGCATCAATGTGGCTACTGGCGAGGAGCACTCTATATATGCTGCGACGACTGTTTTGTTATGAG AATATCACTGTCAAACAATATGTATCAAGCATTTAGGTTGCCCACAGAACTGACAGAAGATGAAAATTTTTATCTGGGAAAATCAATCAACGGGATATACTGTGCATCAATATTTCAGGGGTCACAACTTCAGGTTTGGTTCGTTAACTTCCAATGTGTTCATGGTCAGACAGAGTGGGTGTTGAAGCATGGCAGAGACATCTTCCCCATCCTGCCAAATCTGAACTATGATGAACAGTGTGATGGAGCTTGGATCTTACAAGAATTTTACTGTTGGGGACAAGAACATTCTGATGATGAAGCTTATACTGTGGTGTACTGCAACGAAGCAATACTGGAAGAGAAATTTGTGTGGGACTCTGACAATGATAATGTTCTCGAACCAGGAAGTAGGAGCAAGGATTCTTTTCTCGATTTTCTTGGATTTCATCCGTACAAAGAGGTTGTCTTCTTGAGTGATAAATTCGACCGGGTGTTAGCCTATAATTGGAGTAGCTCAAAGATTCAAGATTTGGGCAAGGTTTTCCCAAAATTCTACATAGACTGGGATCTCCATTTCCACCATAAATATGTATCAGCGTCTTTCCCATACACTCCCTGCTGGTTGGGAGAGCTCCCTGAGAAACTGAATTTAGAAGCTCAGCTGGAAGATTAG
- the LOC136463509 gene encoding uncharacterized protein → MGAVTTTLLCNNAVPVRCSCTLLALLLCFQLLHTSSQAFKLRGGGYEEKKVSLAVIVPDPSPELSGLSPSPLAAPPPVHGGGGGDDMRPKLPTERWHRGRGEVRRAAHPPAATAAHEAPTAAPSASAGPARAPAAGAPAPDSGSGGTAFISSSPAVPVPRGVTDTATILPMPVPGEKRQEVGAGSSVEAACAVPLLLGIMVMMASFGI, encoded by the exons ATGGGTGCTGTGACGACGACGCTGCTCTGCAACAACGCCGTGCCCGTGCGGTGCTCCTGCACGCTCCTCGCGCTGCTGCTCTGCTTCCAGCTCCTGCACACATCATCGCAGGCCTTCAAG CTGCGCGGCGGCGGCTACGAGGAGAAGAAGGTCTCGCTGGCCGTCATCGTGCCGGACCCTTCGCCGGAGCTGTCGGGCCTGTCCCCGTccccgctcgccgcgccgccaccggtccacggcggcggcggcggcgacgacatgCGGCCCAAGCTGCCGACGGAGCGGTGGCACCGGGGCAGGGGAGAGGTCCGGCGCGCAGCGCACCCGCCGGCGGCCACGGCCGCCCACGAGGCGCCAACGGCGGCACCGTCGGCGTCGGCTGGCCCTGCCAGAGCCCCCGCCGCCGGGGCGCCGGCGCCGGACTCCGGGAGCGGCGGCACGGCGTTCATCAGTAGCAGCCCCGCCGTGCCGGTCCCGCGCGGCGTCACGGACACGGCCACCATCTTGCCCATGCCCGTGCCCGGAGAAAAGCGCCAG GAGGTCGGAGCCGGCAGTTCGGTTGAAGCCGCCTGTGCAGTGCCGCTGCTGCTGGGGATCATGGTGATGATGGCGTCCTTTGGGATTTAA